One window of the Eucalyptus grandis isolate ANBG69807.140 chromosome 6, ASM1654582v1, whole genome shotgun sequence genome contains the following:
- the LOC104448183 gene encoding grpE protein homolog 2, mitochondrial isoform X1 has product MLLSRILSRASRSASRAASLLSSPPAQAHPPPLVSERRRALACGSPSKVVPSNQFAFHATPFQRYGISSSASPEHIETVSNSEATKASGNAEDSNQSGDRSAGELAPEANKTRRKAPKRTAFSDSESEGEKELSMDDLAKLVAEKEELLKSKHKEIEKMQDKVLRSYAEMENVMDRTRRQAENSKKYAVQNFAKSLLDVADNLGRASSVVKESFSKIDSKDSDGAAPLLKTLLEGVDMTEKQLVEVFKKHGIEKYDPTNEPFDPHRHNAVFQMPDSSKPPGTVAVVLKAGYMLYDRVLRPAEVGVTQAVENDATEANTAEKGS; this is encoded by the exons ATGCTGCTGTCGAGGATTCTGTCCCGCGCTTCCCGGAGCGCGAGCCGGGCCGCCTCCCTCCTGTCATCTCCTCCGGCCCAGGCGCATCCCCCGCCGCTCGTCTCCGAACGGCGCCGGGCGCTTGCGTGCGGTTCTCCGAGCAAG GTGGTGCCCTCAAATCAGTTCGCCTTCCATGCTACTCCATTTCAGCGGTATGGAATCTCATCATCTGCTTCTCCTGAGCATATAGAGACGGTATCAAATTCCGAGGCCACAAAAGCAAGTGGAAATGCTGAAGATTCGAATCAGTCAGGAGATAGGAGTGCTGGAGAGTTGGCCCCTGAAGCTAATAAGACGAGGAGAAAAGCTCCAAAAAGGACAGCCTTTTCAGATTCAGAATCGGAGGGTGAGAAGGAACTATCTATGGATGACTTGGCAAAACTTGTGGCAGAGAAGGAAGAACTTCTGAAGTCGAagcacaaagagattgaaaaaATGCAAGATAAAGTCCTTCGAAGTTATGCTGAGATGGAGAATGTGATGGACAGAACCAGGCGGCAAGCTGAGAATTCCAAGAAATACGCTGTACAG AATTTCGCTAAAAGTTTATTGGACGTTGCAGACAATTTGGGGAGAGCATCCTCGGTTGTCAAAGAAAGCTTCTCTAAGATTGATTCAAAGGATAGTGACGGAGCAGCGCCTCTCCTAAAAACACTTCTAGAAGGGGTTGACATGACGGAGAAGCAGCTTGTTGAG GTATTTAAGAAACATGGCATAGAAAAATATGATCCTACAAATGAGCCGTTTGATCCACATAGGCATAATGCAGTATTCCAGATGCCAGACAGTTCTAAGCCCCCAGGCACTGTTGCTGTTGTGCTAAAG GCTGGTTACATGCTCTACGACCGAGTTCTTCGTCCTGCAGAGGTCGGTGTGACTCAAGCGGTGGAAAATGATGCAACCGAGGCCAATACAGCTGAGAAAGGCTCTTAA
- the LOC120294807 gene encoding upstream activation factor subunit UAF30-like — protein MLPQRMKRAVADNPKKLANLIDLVNLPSTVRDFVGQSQTSRLGCFMRVWSYIKSNNLQDPSNKNLGNCDEKLKSILLGKPQVELAELPALIKLHFPKEPK, from the exons atgttGCCGCAGAGGATGAAGAGGGCCGTCGCCGACAACCCCAAGAAGCTGGCCAACCTGATCGACCTTGTGAACCTGCCCTCGACCGTGCGCGACTTCGTGGGTCAGTCCCAGACCTCCCGCCTCGGCTGCTTCATGCGCGTCTGGTCCTACATCAAGTCCAACAACCTCCAG GATCCTAGCAATAAAAACCTGGGGAACTGTGATGAGAAGTTGAAAAGTATATTGTTAGGCAAGCCACAAGTCGAACTCGCTGAGCTTCCAGCCTTGATCAAACTGCACTTTCCGAAAGAGCCCAAATGA